The Sediminitomix flava genome includes a window with the following:
- a CDS encoding RtcB family protein, which produces MKYTSKDIISIGFEGKAISLALEYMSQIAEEDVADALDTLKLLHTDVTLFVEHPDLKDLANCLLDKKEAPQPIEILDQALPYEIYGANGIEDGALNQMETVMKLPVARKGALMPDAHQGYGLPIGGVLATESSIIPYAVGVDIGCRMCMSIFDLPVSMLEDRKGELKTILNNETRFGRDTFRNPIDHEILASPLFNEIDIVKKLKDRAAKQIGSSGGGNHFVEFGITEIHEDDHELGLKKGKYLALLSHSGSRGLGATIANHYTKIAMNQCLLPKEAKHLAWLDLNKEEGQEYWLVMNLAGDYASACHHQIHDRIAKVLNEKPLAMLENHHNFAWKEVDQNGKEYIVHRKGATPAGEGVLGVIPGSMTAPGFIVRGKGNPLSVDSAAHGAGRQMSRTAAKKTLQKSDVIQHLNDHGIELLGAGLDEAPMAYKDIHSVMEHQKDLVDIVGTFLPKVVRMCGDSSFKEVD; this is translated from the coding sequence ATGAAATATACATCTAAAGATATTATTTCAATTGGCTTTGAAGGAAAAGCGATTAGTTTGGCTTTAGAATACATGAGTCAAATAGCAGAAGAAGATGTAGCCGATGCCCTTGATACCTTAAAGCTATTACATACGGATGTTACACTTTTTGTTGAACATCCCGATTTGAAGGATTTGGCAAATTGTCTTCTAGATAAAAAAGAAGCTCCTCAGCCAATTGAAATCTTAGATCAAGCTTTACCCTATGAGATTTATGGGGCTAATGGAATAGAAGATGGGGCTTTAAACCAAATGGAAACAGTCATGAAATTACCCGTGGCGAGAAAGGGAGCTTTGATGCCCGATGCTCATCAAGGGTATGGCTTACCAATTGGTGGTGTTTTAGCGACTGAAAGTTCAATCATTCCTTATGCAGTGGGTGTAGATATTGGTTGTAGAATGTGTATGAGTATTTTTGATCTTCCAGTTTCTATGTTAGAAGATCGAAAAGGAGAGCTGAAAACGATTTTGAATAATGAAACTCGATTTGGGAGAGATACTTTCAGAAATCCTATAGATCATGAAATTTTGGCGAGTCCTCTTTTTAATGAAATTGATATCGTCAAAAAGTTGAAAGATAGAGCTGCTAAACAAATCGGTTCTTCGGGTGGCGGAAATCACTTTGTGGAGTTTGGAATTACTGAAATTCACGAAGATGATCATGAATTGGGTTTGAAAAAAGGGAAATATTTGGCACTGCTTTCACATTCGGGTTCGAGAGGATTAGGTGCTACTATTGCCAATCATTACACCAAAATAGCCATGAATCAATGTCTTTTACCAAAAGAAGCAAAACATCTGGCTTGGTTAGATTTGAATAAAGAAGAAGGACAAGAGTATTGGCTTGTTATGAATTTGGCAGGGGATTACGCCTCGGCTTGTCATCATCAAATTCATGATCGAATAGCAAAAGTATTGAATGAAAAACCTCTCGCTATGTTAGAAAATCATCACAATTTTGCTTGGAAGGAAGTCGATCAGAATGGGAAAGAATATATTGTTCATCGGAAAGGAGCGACACCAGCTGGAGAAGGCGTTTTAGGTGTTATTCCTGGTTCTATGACTGCGCCCGGTTTTATTGTTCGAGGAAAAGGAAATCCACTTTCGGTAGATTCGGCAGCACATGGAGCAGGGCGTCAGATGTCAAGAACTGCGGCTAAAAAGACCTTGCAGAAAAGTGATGTGATTCAGCATTTGAATGATCACGGAATTGAATTACTCGGAGCAGGACTCGATGAAGCACCTATGGCTTACAAGGATATTCATTCGGTAATGGAGCACCAAAAAGATTTGGTGGATATCGTCGGTACATTTCTACCTAAAGTGGTCAGAATGTGTGGCGATTCTAGCTTTAAAGAAGTAGATTGA
- a CDS encoding nucleotidyltransferase domain-containing protein, with protein MKEQINKVFEGREEIPLFYIESGSRLWNIASPDSDYDVRGIHLQSIAQKYDFQKHRDVIEVMDGDFDFVSYDLDKFLNLLLDGNATILEWFRSDIIYFSDIKNFEAYQLKILDHVNFKSIFYHYISLAKKHYQLLESGKKFTYKVIFYCIRALLSADLAAQNRLAELDIEKLFSQFDEENEVIVLAKSCLDQKRAGNEKQYVEEEKREHILRVLNVYRERLLLNLPNENHNKEKLRELLRAFAFEVKSSFYHKAEIA; from the coding sequence ATGAAAGAACAGATCAATAAAGTATTTGAAGGGAGGGAGGAAATCCCTCTTTTCTATATCGAAAGTGGAAGTCGACTTTGGAATATAGCAAGTCCCGATAGCGATTATGATGTTCGAGGTATTCACCTTCAATCTATAGCTCAAAAGTATGATTTTCAGAAACACAGAGATGTGATTGAAGTAATGGATGGTGACTTCGATTTTGTCTCTTATGATTTAGATAAGTTTCTGAATTTACTTTTAGATGGTAATGCTACCATATTGGAATGGTTCCGATCTGACATCATTTATTTCTCAGATATAAAAAACTTTGAAGCATATCAGTTGAAGATTTTAGATCATGTCAATTTTAAGTCCATATTCTATCATTATATATCTTTGGCAAAGAAGCATTATCAACTTTTAGAAAGTGGAAAGAAGTTTACATACAAAGTGATCTTTTACTGTATTCGAGCTTTGTTATCTGCTGATTTAGCTGCTCAAAATAGATTAGCAGAATTGGATATTGAAAAGCTCTTTTCTCAATTTGACGAAGAAAATGAGGTGATTGTCCTTGCAAAATCTTGTTTAGATCAGAAACGAGCAGGAAATGAAAAGCAGTATGTTGAAGAAGAAAAACGAGAGCATATTCTTAGGGTGTTAAATGTATATAGAGAACGCTTACTGTTGAATCTTCCAAATGAGAATCACAATAAAGAGAAGCTTCGAGAGCTTTTAAGAGCATTTGCTTTTGAAGTTAAATCAAGTTTTTACCATAAAGCAGAAATTGCTTGA